The sequence TTCGCTTGACTACCTTACGCGGTCGTCCATAACGTAACGATCGATATGTTCTCGGTGGTGCCCTCCGAATTCCGCGCCGTCCGCGGGATTTCCGGACGCCTTCGCCGAGAGCCCGCGCCTGCCTGACGAAACAGCGCACAGCCGTCCGTCGCCCGCATTCCCGGCGACCACCCTCAGCGCGTTCAGGCATTCTCGAACGGACATGCCCCCATGACCCCTCACCCCCTCTTTTCCTGGACCCCGGCGGCGATTGTCTTCGACTGCGACGGCACCTTGATGGACACCGAGCGGCACTGGCAGGACGCCCGCGATCTGACCCTGCGCGATTTCCAGCTCGTGACGGAAGACGGTTTCGCCGAACGCAGCAAGGGCCTGCACTACACCGAATGCGGTCAGCTCATGGCCGACGAATCCGGGCGGCCAGAACTCGGCGGCGAACTCACCGAACGGCTGCTCGGCCATTTCCGCACGCTCGTCGCCGCGGACCCGCAGACCATGCCCGGCGCGGGCGAACTCGTCGCCAACGCAGCGAAGTTCGCGCCTCTGGCAGTCGCCAGCAACTGCCCGCTGGACGTCGTCGAAACGTGCCTGCGGACCGCAGGGCTGCGGCAGCACTTCGACCACATCGTGGTGCCGGGACCCGGCATCCGCCCCAAGCCCTACCCCGACGTCTACCTCACCGCCGCCCGCCTGTGCGGCGCCGCGCCCACCGACTCCCTCGCCGTCGAGGACTCCGCGTGCGGCATCGAGGCCGCCACCCGCGCCGGCCTGCGCACCATGGGCGTCGGCCCCTGGCCCGGGGAGGACCTCGCCGCCACCGTCGACATCTGGGTCGCCTCCCTCGACGACCCCAACATCTTCTCCTGGTCGTCACGCTGACCGGTAAGGAGCCGGGAACCGTACGACCCGCCCACCACCGGCGGGTGGTCCTGGAGTTGACCAGCGCCACCCGCCCCGGAAGGCCGGGCCGGGCCGATCAGGCCAGGTACGGCGTGAGAGAGGGAACCGTGGTGCCCGCGGAGGCGAAGAGCAGGGCGATCCCGACCGCCCCCGGGTCGGGTACGCCCGCCGCCCGCTCGCCGAGGTAACTCGCCCGCCCCCGCCGCGCGGTGAGTCGAGCGGTGCTCCGCACCCCGTCCCACGCGGCGTCCGCCGCGCCGGCGACCGCGGCGCCGGGATCACCCGGCACCGTACGAGCCCGCGCGGCAAGCGCCTCGCAGGCCGGAACCAGCGCGTCGACCAGCGTCTTGTCACCGACCGCCGCCTCCCCCACCCGCTGGATCGCGGCGAGGCCGTTGCCCGCGCCGACCGCCAGCGCGGCGGCGGGCGCCCCGTCCCGGGCAGCGGCGACGGCGACCGCGACCTCCTGGAGCAGCAGCCCGAACAGCGGGCCGCTGGTGCCCCCGACCTCGTCGAGGAACGCGGAGGCGGCCGCCTCCAACGGCCAGGAGGGCGCCGGTGGAACCGCGGGCAGCACCGGTACGTCGGACGCGTCGAGCCGCCGCAGCGCGGCCTGCAGCCCGGCCACCAGGTTCGCCCCGAAGTCGCCGTCGCCGACCTGCTGGTCGAGCGCGGTCAGTTCGGCCTCGGTCGCGGTCGCGGAGGCCGCGAACCGGCGCACCCACGCGTCGGTGAACCCGGTGAAGTCAATGGGCCGGAAGGGCTCGGAGAACTCGGTGTCGGTTGATGTGAGCATCGCTGCATCTCCCGTCGTTGCCTGCCCGCTGGTCGTGGTGAGCACCGTGGTGGGCACCCGGTCGCGGACGCCGTCAGCCCGCCCGCCCGCACCACGCGGGTGCCGAGGCCGGCGCGTCGTAGTACGCGAGCGTCGCGTCGTCGGCGGCCAGCAGCGTGAGCGAGAAGCCCCGCATGTCCAGCGCCGTCACGAAGTCGCCGACGAGGGTCCGTACGGTGGTGGCGCCGCGCTTGTCCAGCAGCCGCGTCACCTCGCCCAGCACCGCGTACAGCTCCAGACGGGTGATCCCGCCCAGTCCGTTGACGAGGAGCACGACCTGCGCCCGGGGGCCCAGGTCCAGGGAGTCGGCGAGGGCGGCGACCATGTCCTCGGCGAGGTCCCGCAGCGACCGTTCCCCGAGGGTGCGGCGGGCCCGCTCGCCGTGGATGCCGACGCCGTACTCGATGGCGCCCGGCGGCAGGTCGAAGGCGGGGCGG comes from Streptomyces sp. NBC_00448 and encodes:
- a CDS encoding HAD family hydrolase codes for the protein MTPHPLFSWTPAAIVFDCDGTLMDTERHWQDARDLTLRDFQLVTEDGFAERSKGLHYTECGQLMADESGRPELGGELTERLLGHFRTLVAADPQTMPGAGELVANAAKFAPLAVASNCPLDVVETCLRTAGLRQHFDHIVVPGPGIRPKPYPDVYLTAARLCGAAPTDSLAVEDSACGIEAATRAGLRTMGVGPWPGEDLAATVDIWVASLDDPNIFSWSSR
- the dhaL gene encoding dihydroxyacetone kinase subunit DhaL codes for the protein MLTSTDTEFSEPFRPIDFTGFTDAWVRRFAASATATEAELTALDQQVGDGDFGANLVAGLQAALRRLDASDVPVLPAVPPAPSWPLEAAASAFLDEVGGTSGPLFGLLLQEVAVAVAAARDGAPAAALAVGAGNGLAAIQRVGEAAVGDKTLVDALVPACEALAARARTVPGDPGAAVAGAADAAWDGVRSTARLTARRGRASYLGERAAGVPDPGAVGIALLFASAGTTVPSLTPYLA